In Macrobrachium rosenbergii isolate ZJJX-2024 chromosome 27, ASM4041242v1, whole genome shotgun sequence, the genomic stretch agaagattgcgatttgtttattaaatctgtgTCATAAGATCTAATTGACgctgaaacaaatttaaatataaaaattaagtttaaaataaatttcatataaaaatatctaaaagttatgtatataaatatttaaattaaaaaaagagagagtttaaaaaaaaatttcatataggaaaaaaaaggatgcatataaatatttgaataaaagaaataggtttaaaataaatttcatgaaaagaaaatgatacgtatataaataaatttcttcatatattcaaataaagtgttaaattttcttcagaaggcccggtccaacataaaagtatacaattgttgagtgttacaatcctttccaagaattgtagcaagattaaaattatcaacttcatctcgtccccaagacaggaacctttgtctcaaattctaagtgtgggacattcaaccagcaaatgtcccacactcagggtacagcacagtcttcacaaattggaggattctcacgggacatcaagaacccatgtgtgagtcttgtatgtccaatccgcAACCTGCATAGCATTGTCTCCTGTCTCATTGGCAtatggggatatgaccaaggagacacagatgatgcaatactatgcatttttctattttttgttaaaatattctcccactgggactgccaatgcttttttattgtttgtcctactacaggatatacatcccgatggtagtaggcatcttgtgggttctggagagttgaccgctgatttcgctagttggtctgctttttcgttcccatccaacccaacatgggaaggcacccaacagaacttaactgctttctctcttcttttcaataaaaacaaccattctaatacttctaaaattagggggtttaaaggattaaaagattccagtgcctgaagtacactttttgaatcactatatataataaaattgtttccattatgaattaaaatctcctttaaagcttttaaaattgcatttatctcgGCAGTAAAAATTGAGGCAACGGATGATAACCTTCCACTCTCTATATCAGGGAAGACTACaccaaagccgacgccagcatcacactttgagccatccgtgaagattggtgtgtaggtgccatgttccatcgaatgttctaaaaatattgaccgcatggcctcacatgacaattctgacttggtgaaattaaaatacttgcagaatTCTACCTCTGGAAATTTCCAGGGGGGGGGGAGTAACAGAATACTGGTAGAATCTTCACCCTAGGCATATTTAATTCCCTGAGAATCaagtttactctaaaagcaaacggATGTGGTTGcttgggatgattttcataataatgccaatgcctttcccttctcatacatatgctggtcaaagacttaggtagcctctggaatctataccagctccgaaccagcagacgcttgtaatgaagatccagtggcacctcaccagcatctacaaaCATGCTCTCAATgagagatgatttaaatgctcctgtacacaaCCGTACCCCACCATGATGAATCGAgttgagcattttaaggctattgggCTTTGCAGACGTGTAAACTTCGCATCCatacgttaattttgaaaagaccagggctttatacaatctcaacatctgagttctgtctgcaccccacacagtatgagacagaactttcagcaaatTCATCGCTTTCAAGCATTTGGTCTTAATATACTTCAGATTTGGGATCCAGGTCAGCTTACTATCGAAAATCAACCCAAGGAACCTCGTTTCACCtacacatggaattctttgcctatgaataaatagatctggatcaggatgaaatcctcttatgcgacaaaagtgcatagttaccgtttactagtagaaaatttaaaaccattaacctcagcccacttcactatattgtcgatgcagagctgaaggcgacgttcagccactgccatccttgaagCTGTAAAGGAGATTGAAAGGTTGTCAACAAAAAGGGTATATGTTATATctgagggaattattttggaaaccccattgattgccaaggcaaacaatgttacacttaaaacacttccttgtggtactccttcttgactgaatacttctgacattgttgctccaaccagaacctgaaatagcctatttttaataaaagccttaatgaagaggggcaaattgcctctcaggttacattcatgaaggatcctcaaaatgccatatctccatgttgtaccataagccttctccaaatcaaagaagaccgtgatgtgatgttgcttgttggcaaaagcttcacatattgaagactCCATTCAAGTAgaacatcagttgtggagtgcatgcTTCGAAGCCACACTGTGCTGGGGACAGATATTTACCCCTGTTCTAAGTACCACATCAATCgtgtgtttaccattttttccatgatcttgcacAAACATGATGATAGTGCA encodes the following:
- the LOC136853280 gene encoding uncharacterized protein — its product is MHFCRIRGFHPDPDLFIHRQRIPCVGETRFLGLIFDSKLTWIPNLKYIKTKCLKAMNLLKVLSHTVWGADRTQMLRLYKALVFSKLTYGCEVYTSAKPNSLKMLNSIHHGGVRLCTGAFKSSLIESMFVDAGEVPLDLHYKRLLVRSWYRFQRLPKSLTSICMRRERHWHYYENHPKQPHPFAFRVNLILRELNMPRVKILPVFCYSPPPGNFQR